One part of the Bacteroidia bacterium genome encodes these proteins:
- a CDS encoding S41 family peptidase, whose amino-acid sequence MKVISTKRFWFLLLLSATFLLGFRAGDLFEIAKSMDIFGKVYTEINTVFVDETNPTELMRTGIDSMLKNLDPYTNYFSESQIETSKIFSTGEYSSIGAEVGLRGERILLLELFEKSPAFEAGLLVGDQIMRIDQEEVFESGMSLDDVNSLLLGERGSKLTLTIKRPGESELKSIEVSRGGTETQAENVPYFAMATPEVGYILQTGFMSNAGREVATALKKLQDENAEMKAVILDLRGNPGGQLNEAVNVSNVFVPQNELITEMKGRSKTSKAKFYTRMPAIDEEIPVAVLVNGNSASASEIVSGSIQDLDRGVVVGQRSFGKGLVQNFRPLSYNTQMKVTIARYYTPSGRCIQAIDYSNRSEDGSVSKVADEQISEFKTRNGRPVFDGGGVMPDLPIDKKERPPVLKALTEQGFIFDFVTVFAQANETIEGPRDFRLTDEIYEDFSKFVKEKGLQFSTLSESQIESLQKSLVRNGYDGDMEALLAGVEEKLEAEKKQDLLRHKEAIKRELKREIINRYYFKQGVLESAFVDDPVILKAVETVLDEEAYKKILSGQN is encoded by the coding sequence ATGAAAGTTATCTCAACAAAACGATTCTGGTTTCTTCTGCTCCTCAGTGCCACATTCCTACTAGGATTTCGTGCAGGTGATCTCTTCGAAATTGCCAAAAGCATGGATATTTTTGGCAAGGTCTATACAGAAATTAATACAGTTTTTGTCGATGAGACCAATCCCACCGAACTCATGCGGACAGGGATAGATTCTATGCTTAAGAATCTCGATCCATATACCAATTACTTCAGCGAAAGTCAGATTGAAACCTCCAAAATCTTTAGTACCGGTGAGTATAGTAGCATAGGGGCAGAAGTCGGCTTGAGGGGAGAAAGAATACTCCTGCTAGAGCTTTTTGAAAAAAGCCCTGCTTTTGAAGCGGGACTTTTGGTCGGAGATCAGATCATGCGTATCGATCAGGAAGAAGTGTTTGAGTCGGGCATGAGCCTGGATGATGTAAATAGTTTATTGTTAGGCGAAAGAGGCTCTAAGTTGACCCTTACAATAAAAAGGCCGGGAGAATCAGAACTGAAAAGCATAGAAGTAAGTAGGGGAGGAACGGAGACCCAGGCTGAGAATGTACCTTATTTTGCCATGGCTACGCCCGAGGTTGGATATATCCTCCAAACCGGATTTATGAGCAATGCGGGACGGGAAGTTGCAACAGCCCTCAAAAAACTCCAGGATGAGAATGCTGAAATGAAAGCTGTAATCCTTGACCTGAGAGGCAATCCGGGGGGACAATTAAATGAAGCCGTCAATGTTTCTAATGTCTTTGTTCCGCAAAATGAGCTAATTACTGAAATGAAAGGCCGGAGCAAAACCTCCAAAGCCAAATTTTATACCCGTATGCCAGCCATAGATGAAGAGATTCCTGTGGCAGTTTTGGTAAATGGGAACTCTGCCAGTGCATCCGAGATCGTTTCCGGTTCTATACAGGATTTGGATAGGGGAGTGGTAGTAGGCCAAAGAAGCTTTGGTAAAGGCCTGGTCCAGAATTTTCGTCCCTTGAGCTACAATACACAGATGAAGGTGACGATCGCGCGCTATTATACGCCGAGTGGCCGCTGTATCCAGGCAATAGATTATTCCAATCGGAGCGAAGATGGCAGCGTGAGCAAAGTAGCAGATGAACAAATATCCGAATTTAAGACCCGAAATGGTCGTCCTGTTTTCGATGGAGGAGGAGTAATGCCTGATCTTCCGATCGATAAGAAAGAAAGACCGCCCGTCCTCAAGGCACTGACGGAACAAGGATTTATCTTCGATTTCGTAACAGTCTTTGCCCAGGCAAATGAGACGATAGAAGGCCCTCGCGATTTTAGGCTTACCGATGAGATTTACGAGGACTTCAGCAAATTTGTAAAGGAAAAAGGACTTCAATTTTCTACACTTTCAGAAAGTCAAATAGAAAGCCTTCAGAAATCTTTGGTCAGGAATGGCTATGATGGAGACATGGAAGCTCTTTTGGCAGGCGTAGAAGAAAAGCTGGAAGCAGAAAAAAAGCAGGACCTCTTGCGTCATAAGGAAGCCATCAAGCGTGAACTAAAGCGCGAGATCATCAACCGATATTATTTCAAGCAAGGAGTTCTTGAATCCGCATTTGTTGACGATCCGGTGATCCTAAAAGCCGTTGAGACTGTCCTCGATGAAGAGGCGTACAAAAAAATCCTCAGTGGGCAGAACTAG
- the rpoN gene encoding RNA polymerase factor sigma-54, which translates to MLKQNQQLKLLQKISPQQIQFIKLLQVPTASLEQRIKEELEKNPALEDLQMGFGDEKPKNEYEDLDRKDDEPSPPEKDDKLSQDLNMDDYLANDGYDYRTRLPQGGDDEDEYEAPIVQMKSLYDLLDEQLSLLNLTEKELVVGEHIIGNIDEDGYLRGRGSVDPIKAIVNYMAFRQNISTTIEEVEGVLEKIQRFDPPGVGARSLQECLLLQLKRKPQTPIIQIAIKLVDKYFDELTKKHFPKLRSRLGVTEDEFRDIYNLITKLNPKPGESQSSIKHEYIIPDFILTTENNKINIRLNSRNAPDLKVSRSYINMYSEYKGMDKSKKNGTVKETLDFVKSRIEAAQWFIDAIRQRQFTLLNTMETIAAKQEEFFISGGDEKKLKPMILKDIAEKIQMDISTVSRVANSKYVQTDFGIYALKFFFTEGIETEDGMVSNREVKKALEEIISGESKRKPLSDDKIALQLKGRGYNIARRTVAKYREQLGVPVARLRKEV; encoded by the coding sequence ATGCTAAAGCAGAATCAACAACTTAAACTGCTACAAAAAATCTCGCCTCAGCAAATTCAATTTATTAAATTGCTGCAGGTGCCTACGGCATCCCTGGAACAAAGAATCAAGGAGGAGTTGGAAAAAAATCCTGCCCTGGAAGACCTTCAGATGGGATTTGGAGATGAGAAGCCTAAGAATGAATACGAGGATCTGGATCGCAAAGATGATGAGCCAAGCCCACCAGAAAAGGATGACAAGCTTAGCCAGGACCTGAATATGGACGATTATCTAGCCAATGATGGTTATGATTATCGTACCCGCTTACCCCAGGGAGGAGATGATGAAGATGAATATGAAGCGCCTATCGTTCAGATGAAATCCCTCTATGACCTCCTGGATGAACAGCTTTCCCTCCTCAACCTTACAGAAAAAGAACTGGTCGTCGGTGAACATATTATCGGAAATATAGATGAAGATGGATATTTGCGGGGCCGCGGATCTGTAGATCCCATCAAAGCCATTGTCAACTACATGGCCTTTCGTCAGAATATCTCTACTACCATAGAAGAAGTAGAAGGGGTACTGGAAAAAATTCAAAGATTTGATCCTCCAGGTGTAGGTGCGAGAAGTTTGCAGGAATGCCTCTTGCTTCAATTGAAGCGCAAGCCTCAGACACCTATTATCCAGATAGCCATCAAACTGGTTGACAAATATTTCGATGAGCTGACGAAAAAGCATTTCCCTAAACTCCGTTCAAGACTTGGAGTTACAGAAGATGAATTCAGGGACATCTATAACCTGATCACCAAACTCAATCCAAAGCCGGGCGAATCTCAAAGTTCGATCAAGCATGAATACATCATCCCGGACTTTATCCTTACTACCGAAAACAACAAAATCAACATACGTCTCAATAGCCGCAATGCTCCCGACCTAAAAGTAAGTCGCAGCTACATCAATATGTACAGCGAATACAAAGGCATGGACAAATCCAAAAAGAATGGAACGGTAAAAGAGACCCTGGACTTTGTAAAGTCTCGTATCGAAGCCGCCCAATGGTTCATAGATGCCATTCGACAGCGCCAATTTACGCTCCTCAATACAATGGAGACAATTGCGGCAAAACAGGAAGAGTTTTTCATTTCTGGCGGAGATGAGAAAAAACTCAAGCCTATGATCCTGAAGGACATTGCAGAAAAGATCCAGATGGACATCTCTACCGTTTCCCGGGTAGCCAATAGTAAATATGTGCAAACAGACTTTGGGATTTATGCCCTGAAATTCTTTTTCACAGAGGGTATTGAAACGGAAGATGGTATGGTTTCCAATCGTGAGGTTAAAAAGGCCCTCGAGGAAATTATTTCTGGCGAAAGCAAACGCAAACCCCTATCCGACGACAAGATCGCCCTTCAACTCAAAGGAAGAGGCTATAATATCGCTCGTCGTACTGTTGCCAAATACCGCGAGCAATTGGGAGTGCCCGTAGCCCGTCTGAGAAAAGAAGTTTAA
- a CDS encoding TetR/AcrR family transcriptional regulator, which yields MPKTKEKILDVALVLFNQDGLANVTLRKIAGFMGISQGNLNYHYKKRADIIEALYFRFAAAVDSKIAEIIQRDDLNWGYLKVYMAEMIGVFFDYRFIFLDFSHLMRDYPRIREHYIEVLVKRDREFPGMFKILAGMGVFRKEAFPGQFRRLYQRIQLLNDFLLSHSEIKGQLERKMVAEKYVNMISSEIYPYLVEGIQEDIRKDLSPA from the coding sequence ATGCCGAAAACAAAAGAAAAAATCCTTGATGTGGCCCTTGTCCTCTTCAATCAAGATGGACTGGCAAACGTCACCTTACGGAAGATTGCCGGATTTATGGGGATTAGTCAGGGGAATCTCAATTACCACTATAAGAAGCGCGCAGATATCATCGAAGCTCTGTATTTTCGATTTGCGGCTGCGGTTGATAGTAAGATCGCCGAAATCATCCAAAGAGATGACCTCAATTGGGGTTATTTAAAGGTCTATATGGCCGAGATGATCGGTGTCTTTTTTGATTATCGCTTTATTTTCCTGGATTTCAGCCATTTGATGCGGGATTATCCCAGAATTAGAGAGCATTATATCGAGGTTCTTGTCAAGCGTGATCGAGAATTTCCCGGTATGTTCAAAATTCTGGCGGGAATGGGAGTATTCAGGAAAGAGGCTTTCCCGGGCCAGTTCCGTCGACTCTATCAGCGTATTCAATTACTCAATGATTTCCTTCTTTCTCATTCAGAAATCAAAGGCCAATTGGAGAGAAAAATGGTAGCAGAGAAATATGTGAATATGATTTCTTCTGAGATCTATCCCTATTTGGTTGAGGGCATTCAGGAAGATATCAGGAAGGATTTGAGTCCGGCTTAG
- a CDS encoding BamA/TamA family outer membrane protein produces the protein MAVHRVLDEWIGEKQQKGLLEYTYSILSQDPYRIQIFEGPYYYYKAIQLVGINELYPQRAGIDRLYRKQEVVNWTDLEEKMESCLDQYQNEGYPFASFQQTQFKYIAHKGDSVGVEISYVFDSGPLVRIDSVIVKGKIRENANFVYNLSGLNPGDIYRHKLVRDAPRILNNSIYYEEVKDPRVKFRSDNKADIQLELEQKQTSRLDILLGILPPVDNTQRLQFTGSIDVALLSPIRRGELLEFKFEKLTQSSQQTRLALMMPYLLRTPLRLSGAFELLKQNEDFQNQSLDLAAQYDFSPFLSASFYLNTKNTRLLGESLVDTSLLDFPQLDSRRRMLGLGLNFENLDYRLNPSRGLHTSLKIGLGTRSIQENVQISRTRPEVYENIDREQPSREIDFRFKWYQQLIPRHVLHIANHTYWLDIEDILRNDQLQVGGARSIRGFNENQFFTDFYSFFSLEYRLQLERNSYVFVFGDYAYLENNEASSISRPISTGIGMNYGTKAGIISISYAIGKAENIPFQAARGRVHIGLINQF, from the coding sequence TTGGCAGTTCATAGGGTATTGGATGAGTGGATAGGCGAAAAGCAGCAGAAAGGTCTGCTTGAGTATACCTATTCGATTTTATCGCAGGATCCTTATCGCATCCAAATTTTTGAAGGTCCATATTATTACTACAAAGCCATCCAGTTAGTAGGTATAAATGAATTGTATCCCCAGAGAGCAGGTATAGACAGGCTTTATCGAAAGCAGGAAGTTGTGAATTGGACAGATTTAGAAGAAAAAATGGAAAGCTGTCTGGATCAATATCAAAATGAAGGGTATCCCTTTGCCTCTTTTCAGCAGACACAGTTTAAGTATATCGCACATAAGGGCGATAGCGTCGGAGTGGAAATTTCCTATGTCTTTGATTCAGGCCCTCTGGTTCGGATTGATTCTGTAATTGTAAAGGGGAAGATTCGGGAGAACGCCAATTTCGTTTACAACCTCAGCGGTCTCAATCCCGGAGATATTTATAGACATAAACTGGTACGGGATGCTCCACGGATACTGAACAATAGTATCTACTATGAAGAGGTGAAAGATCCCCGGGTAAAATTTCGATCTGACAATAAAGCAGATATACAACTGGAGCTGGAACAGAAACAAACCAGCCGACTGGATATCCTTTTGGGGATCCTTCCTCCTGTCGACAATACCCAAAGACTTCAGTTTACCGGTTCTATAGATGTGGCCCTGTTAAGTCCGATTCGCAGAGGCGAATTGCTGGAATTTAAGTTTGAAAAACTGACCCAGAGTTCGCAACAAACGCGACTGGCATTGATGATGCCCTATTTGCTTCGAACCCCTCTGAGATTGAGTGGGGCTTTTGAACTCCTGAAGCAAAATGAAGATTTTCAAAATCAAAGCCTGGATTTGGCTGCTCAATATGATTTTTCCCCTTTCCTTTCGGCCAGCTTTTACCTCAATACAAAAAATACCCGCTTGCTGGGAGAAAGTCTGGTAGATACCTCTCTGCTCGATTTTCCTCAATTGGATTCAAGAAGGAGGATGCTGGGACTGGGACTCAATTTTGAAAACCTTGACTATCGACTCAATCCATCCCGCGGCTTGCATACTTCCCTCAAGATTGGACTGGGAACCCGCAGTATTCAGGAAAATGTGCAGATCAGTCGTACGCGGCCGGAAGTATATGAAAATATAGATCGCGAACAGCCCAGTCGAGAGATCGACTTTCGTTTCAAGTGGTACCAGCAACTCATTCCCCGACATGTCCTGCATATCGCCAATCATACCTATTGGCTGGACATAGAAGACATCCTTCGAAATGACCAATTGCAGGTGGGAGGAGCCCGGAGCATACGAGGCTTTAATGAAAATCAATTCTTTACCGACTTTTACAGCTTCTTCAGCCTGGAGTATCGCCTGCAACTGGAACGAAATTCTTATGTCTTTGTCTTTGGAGACTATGCCTATCTCGAAAACAATGAAGCAAGTAGCATAAGTCGCCCTATCAGCACCGGAATCGGTATGAACTATGGCACCAAAGCCGGAATCATTTCTATCAGTTATGCCATCGGGAAAGCCGAAAACATTCCCTTTCAGGCCGCAAGAGGTCGGGTGCATATTGGACTGATAAACCAGTTTTGA
- a CDS encoding thioredoxin family protein codes for MSSLTSAQGIDFVEGSWEEVLSIARKERKLVFLDAYTTWCGPCKAMDRNTYPKSEVGDFFGENFVSYKLDMEKGEGPRVGSEYSVIAYPTLLFINFKGEVVHKVMGYRGPKELITEGMTALSPAKNKANIELEYESGNREADIILQYALHRKKSGADYRDYADEYFATQEEKDLLQKKNWQAIQELSHSISGVEYQFLTKKYKKFAKVYGERKVLDKIFEVARAATLESGLTGNPSKYKAALTLIERRINDEGQMANRLKMTFTEARKNWEVYAERAIYHYDTYKSAQAEDLDHSASIFDRHIEDPGKLEMALRWTRQSIAMQNEAYNNETQARILFKLGRYAEALRSANKALQIAQIKEQDTRVIESLIEKISER; via the coding sequence ATGAGTTCCCTCACTTCTGCGCAAGGTATTGACTTTGTAGAAGGTAGTTGGGAAGAAGTCCTTAGCATTGCTCGTAAAGAGCGCAAACTGGTTTTTCTGGATGCCTATACTACCTGGTGCGGACCTTGTAAAGCCATGGATAGAAATACCTATCCCAAATCTGAGGTAGGAGATTTCTTTGGAGAAAATTTCGTCAGCTACAAACTGGATATGGAAAAAGGGGAAGGTCCGAGAGTTGGGAGTGAATATAGTGTGATTGCATACCCAACCTTACTCTTTATCAATTTCAAGGGAGAGGTCGTACATAAGGTGATGGGTTACAGAGGCCCTAAAGAATTGATCACGGAGGGGATGACAGCTTTAAGTCCGGCAAAGAATAAAGCCAATATCGAGCTGGAATACGAATCGGGAAATCGCGAAGCTGATATCATTTTGCAATATGCCCTTCATCGAAAAAAATCCGGGGCTGATTATCGTGACTATGCAGATGAATATTTCGCAACTCAGGAAGAAAAGGATTTATTACAAAAGAAAAACTGGCAAGCGATTCAGGAATTATCCCATAGTATATCAGGCGTTGAATATCAATTCCTCACCAAGAAGTACAAGAAGTTTGCAAAGGTGTATGGCGAAAGGAAAGTCTTGGATAAAATCTTTGAAGTTGCTCGCGCTGCTACCCTGGAGTCCGGTCTTACTGGCAATCCATCCAAATACAAAGCGGCATTAACCTTAATCGAAAGACGGATCAATGATGAAGGGCAAATGGCCAATCGCCTAAAAATGACCTTTACTGAGGCTCGGAAAAATTGGGAAGTATATGCTGAAAGGGCCATCTATCATTATGATACCTATAAATCCGCTCAAGCAGAGGACCTTGATCATTCTGCCAGCATCTTTGACAGGCATATTGAAGATCCCGGCAAGCTGGAAATGGCTCTTCGTTGGACCCGCCAGTCCATCGCTATGCAAAATGAGGCATATAATAATGAGACCCAGGCGAGAATCTTATTCAAACTGGGGCGATATGCAGAAGCTCTGCGCTCGGCCAATAAAGCCCTGCAAATCGCACAGATCAAGGAGCAGGATACCCGCGTGATCGAGTCTCTGATCGAAAAAATCAGCGAACGCTAG
- a CDS encoding GNAT family N-acetyltransferase, with translation MSLLKTQRLELSPFQQDELNKLHQLFTDPYIRKYLWDDELLPLEQSQEVLSINLQHFQQDKWGLWKIQPKRGQEIMGFVGLWNFFEEPQPQLLYAILEKYAGQGFATEAAQRIVQYAFEDLNFSYLLAAMDEPHKISQKLAQRIGMHFLERKMEDGKATVFYRINKLR, from the coding sequence ATGTCTCTCCTGAAAACACAAAGACTGGAACTTAGCCCTTTTCAACAAGATGAATTGAACAAGCTGCATCAGCTATTCACTGATCCTTATATCCGTAAATACCTTTGGGATGACGAGCTTCTTCCCCTTGAACAAAGCCAGGAAGTTCTCAGTATCAATCTTCAGCATTTTCAGCAGGATAAATGGGGCCTTTGGAAGATCCAGCCAAAAAGAGGGCAGGAAATAATGGGCTTTGTGGGACTTTGGAATTTTTTTGAGGAGCCTCAACCTCAATTGCTTTATGCTATTCTTGAAAAATATGCGGGTCAGGGTTTTGCAACTGAAGCGGCTCAAAGAATTGTCCAGTATGCATTTGAAGACCTGAATTTCAGCTATCTTCTGGCAGCGATGGACGAGCCTCATAAAATTTCTCAAAAACTGGCTCAAAGAATCGGGATGCACTTTCTTGAACGAAAAATGGAAGACGGAAAAGCTACTGTCTTTTATAGAATAAATAAGCTAAGATAA
- the mscL gene encoding large-conductance mechanosensitive channel protein MscL, which yields MIKEFKDFIMKGNVLDLAVAVIIGAAFGTIVTSFTNDILMPPIGLLLGGVDFSDLAITLQDGVPATATAEAIPAVQIKYGQFINVVINFLITAFAIFLVVKAYNATQKPAEEAAPAGPSNEEVLLGEIRDLLKK from the coding sequence ATGATTAAAGAATTCAAGGATTTTATCATGAAAGGCAATGTCCTGGATCTGGCAGTAGCTGTGATCATCGGGGCAGCATTTGGAACAATTGTAACTTCTTTCACCAATGATATCCTGATGCCTCCCATTGGTCTCCTACTTGGCGGAGTAGATTTTAGTGATCTCGCGATTACCTTACAAGACGGTGTACCTGCAACTGCTACAGCTGAGGCTATTCCGGCCGTACAGATCAAGTATGGACAATTTATCAATGTGGTGATCAACTTCCTGATTACAGCATTTGCGATCTTCCTGGTAGTTAAGGCTTACAATGCTACTCAAAAGCCTGCTGAGGAAGCTGCTCCTGCTGGACCCTCAAATGAAGAAGTGCTATTGGGAGAAATCCGCGACCTATTGAAAAAATAA
- a CDS encoding pyridoxine 5'-phosphate synthase has translation MTHLSVNLNKVALIRNSRGRNEPNLVQVAKDCVAYGADGITLHPRPDERHARRQDIYDLKPVLDVELNVEGYPSESFLQMIEEVKPEQCTLVPDPPGVLTSNAGWDTKMNKHYLLDIVLRLEAAGVRSSIFIETDLDMIELAREIGTNRIELYTEPYAQGYPIDKEKAVSPFAKAAAFAHEIGLGINAGHDLSLQNLAYFSEKVPHLAEVSIGHALVGDALYMGFKETIKKYQACLGK, from the coding sequence ATGACCCATTTAAGTGTAAACCTGAACAAAGTAGCGCTGATAAGAAATTCCAGAGGGAGAAATGAGCCCAATCTGGTTCAGGTAGCCAAAGATTGCGTCGCATATGGTGCAGATGGCATCACCCTCCATCCCCGTCCCGATGAACGACATGCAAGAAGACAGGATATTTATGATCTGAAACCTGTGCTGGATGTGGAGCTAAATGTAGAAGGTTATCCTTCTGAATCATTCCTCCAAATGATAGAAGAAGTCAAACCGGAACAGTGTACACTTGTCCCTGATCCTCCGGGCGTCCTGACTTCAAATGCTGGTTGGGATACAAAAATGAACAAGCACTATCTTTTGGATATCGTTCTCAGGCTGGAGGCAGCAGGTGTCAGAAGCTCGATCTTTATAGAAACGGATCTCGATATGATTGAGCTAGCTCGCGAAATAGGGACGAATCGAATTGAGCTTTATACGGAACCCTATGCCCAGGGCTATCCGATTGATAAGGAAAAGGCAGTTAGTCCATTTGCCAAAGCGGCAGCCTTCGCCCATGAAATAGGACTAGGGATAAATGCAGGACATGATCTAAGTCTTCAGAATTTGGCCTATTTCTCAGAAAAAGTTCCTCATCTGGCCGAAGTATCTATCGGTCATGCATTGGTAGGAGATGCTTTGTATATGGGATTTAAAGAAACGATCAAAAAATACCAGGCTTGTCTTGGGAAATAG
- a CDS encoding 2-phosphosulfolactate phosphatase has translation MKKFVHVCLTPALIDEFDVSEAIVVVIDILRATTTMCVAFDHGAELMVPVEHIEEARAYKDKEYLIAGERSGEQISGFDFGNSPFSFTREAVEGKKIAITTTNGTRAMKAAQIRGAKEIVVGSFCNISALARWLVKQDQHVCLLCSGWRNHVTMEDAIYAGALSRKLRHHFQRFQDTAIVAETLFQSANIRKRYFFRNSSHFNRLIHLNLQEEVKYAMRRDTHPVIPLLIGDELHDISNQTDYKAFKQSILDRQEIEKAHIKE, from the coding sequence ATGAAAAAGTTTGTACATGTTTGCCTGACACCTGCACTCATCGATGAATTTGATGTGTCAGAGGCGATTGTAGTGGTCATTGATATCCTCCGCGCGACAACTACTATGTGTGTGGCTTTTGATCATGGAGCAGAATTGATGGTGCCAGTTGAGCACATTGAAGAAGCCAGAGCGTATAAGGATAAGGAATATCTGATCGCTGGAGAAAGAAGTGGAGAACAAATTTCTGGATTTGATTTTGGAAACTCGCCTTTCTCATTTACTCGTGAAGCAGTCGAAGGAAAGAAGATTGCCATCACAACGACCAATGGTACCCGTGCGATGAAAGCCGCTCAAATCAGAGGAGCAAAAGAAATCGTAGTAGGGTCTTTCTGTAACATCTCAGCACTTGCTCGCTGGCTGGTAAAACAAGACCAACATGTTTGCCTGCTTTGTTCCGGATGGAGAAATCATGTAACCATGGAAGATGCTATTTATGCAGGAGCGCTTTCCCGCAAATTGCGTCATCATTTCCAGCGTTTCCAGGATACAGCTATTGTGGCTGAAACCCTTTTCCAATCCGCCAACATCCGTAAGAGATACTTCTTTAGAAATAGCTCTCACTTCAATCGCTTGATTCACCTCAACCTACAGGAAGAAGTGAAATATGCGATGCGAAGAGATACACATCCGGTAATTCCGCTCCTGATCGGAGATGAATTGCACGACATTAGCAATCAAACAGATTATAAGGCTTTTAAACAATCTATCCTGGATAGACAGGAGATTGAAAAAGCGCATATCAAAGAATAA
- a CDS encoding trypsin-like peptidase domain-containing protein gives MTLKKFALYAGGALLLMLFSSTLGALIYKNYFETPTYYYFPQESLPTSFSHYIPENTETKERIVDQDAPVGTSLPDFVQASSLARPAVVHIRSRYEAHSSNRNADFFSNPFRNYLDEDGRRESPQGMASGSGVLISPNGYIATNNHVIEDADEVEVTLFDNRSFKAEVIGTDLATDLALLKIKGEELPFLSFGDSDQVQVGQWVLAVGNPMDLTSTVTAGIVSAKGRNINLLQNDSKYAIESFIQTDAAVNKGNSGGALVDKEGKLIGINTAIASRTGYYAGYSFAIPATIAKKVMEDLLTFKEVKRGFLGVSIQQVNATLAKQHGLSMLKGAYVTDVRQELGAHDAGIRVGDVIVSVNEIEVSNSSELQEQVSRYRPGDKVKILAYRGNQKRLFSVLLKSIEGEWERVNRLGFLEYNESKFRLLGLSEYEEFDVENGIMVMEAGEEMETGGIQDGFVITEVDGKKVYSLKDLKEAFDKSGDYVTFRGLYSKGAMASFSFSW, from the coding sequence ATGACCTTAAAGAAATTTGCCCTCTATGCTGGAGGTGCGCTTCTCTTGATGTTGTTCAGCTCTACCCTTGGAGCACTTATTTATAAGAACTATTTCGAAACACCCACCTATTACTATTTCCCTCAAGAGAGCCTTCCCACCAGTTTTTCTCACTATATACCTGAGAATACAGAGACAAAAGAGAGAATTGTAGATCAGGATGCCCCTGTAGGTACTTCCTTACCCGATTTTGTTCAAGCCTCAAGTCTGGCACGCCCGGCTGTCGTACACATCCGTTCGCGCTATGAGGCTCACTCTTCTAACAGAAATGCAGACTTTTTCAGCAATCCTTTCAGAAACTATCTGGATGAGGATGGAAGAAGAGAAAGTCCACAGGGAATGGCTTCCGGATCGGGAGTACTCATTTCCCCTAATGGCTATATCGCCACCAATAATCATGTGATTGAAGATGCAGATGAAGTAGAAGTTACCCTTTTTGATAACCGCAGCTTTAAAGCAGAGGTAATCGGAACGGATTTGGCAACCGACCTCGCCTTATTGAAAATTAAAGGCGAAGAATTGCCCTTCCTGTCTTTCGGTGATTCTGATCAGGTGCAGGTAGGCCAATGGGTACTGGCAGTAGGAAATCCTATGGACCTGACCTCAACGGTTACTGCGGGGATTGTGAGCGCCAAAGGAAGAAATATCAACCTGCTTCAAAATGACTCCAAATATGCCATCGAATCCTTTATACAGACAGATGCTGCCGTAAACAAAGGAAATAGCGGAGGAGCTTTGGTAGATAAAGAAGGAAAACTCATTGGAATAAATACCGCCATTGCTTCCCGTACCGGATACTATGCAGGCTATTCTTTTGCTATACCAGCTACTATCGCCAAGAAAGTAATGGAAGACCTCCTGACCTTTAAAGAAGTAAAGAGAGGCTTTCTGGGAGTTTCTATACAGCAGGTAAATGCTACACTCGCTAAACAACATGGCCTGAGTATGCTAAAAGGTGCCTATGTCACAGATGTGCGGCAGGAACTCGGAGCGCATGATGCCGGTATTCGGGTTGGAGATGTGATTGTTTCTGTAAATGAGATCGAAGTAAGTAATAGTTCTGAACTTCAGGAACAGGTCAGCAGATACCGTCCGGGAGATAAAGTAAAAATTCTTGCATACAGAGGAAATCAAAAAAGACTTTTCTCCGTATTACTGAAGTCTATAGAAGGGGAATGGGAGCGAGTAAATCGCCTCGGATTCCTGGAGTATAATGAAAGCAAGTTCCGTTTATTGGGATTGAGTGAATACGAGGAGTTTGATGTAGAAAATGGAATTATGGTGATGGAAGCCGGAGAAGAAATGGAAACGGGGGGTATTCAGGATGGTTTTGTGATCACCGAAGTTGATGGCAAGAAAGTTTACAGCCTCAAAGATCTCAAAGAGGCTTTTGATAAATCAGGAGATTATGTCACTTTCCGCGGCCTCTACAGCAAAGGAGCAATGGCTTCCTTCAGCTTTAGTTGGTAA